One genomic region from Nostoc sphaeroides encodes:
- a CDS encoding nuclear transport factor 2 family protein, whose translation MTNIITALVRRQLRFPARIWLVSFLLTLGLTSGWQRTQAATRQQLAQAGTAQNAPVDVKNLLTQVDAAASRGDVKGVLQFYSSNFTHGDGLNLQTLEKSLTSLWQRYPKLQYSTKLLSSKAEGNGIIAETETKITGLPSANSNNSALNATIKSRQRIAGGKIVRQDILSERTQLTSGSKPPQLDIKLPEQVLVGQKYSFDAIVQEPLGDDFLLGTALEEPIQADKYLSPTSVDLELLTSGGLFKTAQAPSTPGSQWVSAVILRGNGMTMVTQRLQVVKK comes from the coding sequence ATGACAAACATTATTACCGCTTTAGTGAGACGACAACTCAGATTTCCAGCTAGGATCTGGCTGGTTTCATTCCTGCTAACCCTTGGTTTAACAAGTGGTTGGCAACGCACTCAAGCGGCGACACGACAGCAATTAGCCCAAGCTGGTACAGCCCAAAATGCACCAGTCGATGTGAAAAACCTGTTGACACAAGTTGATGCAGCCGCCAGTCGGGGCGATGTTAAAGGGGTGTTGCAATTCTATAGCTCCAATTTCACTCATGGGGATGGATTAAACCTGCAAACCCTGGAAAAGTCTTTGACTTCACTTTGGCAACGATATCCCAAATTGCAATACAGTACAAAACTGCTATCTTCAAAAGCTGAAGGCAATGGAATTATTGCCGAAACAGAAACGAAAATAACTGGCTTACCCTCCGCTAACAGTAATAATTCGGCCCTCAATGCCACGATTAAATCGCGTCAGCGCATTGCAGGCGGAAAAATAGTCCGCCAAGACATTTTGTCAGAACGCACTCAACTTACCTCTGGCAGTAAGCCGCCCCAACTTGATATTAAATTACCAGAGCAGGTGCTGGTTGGTCAAAAGTATAGTTTTGATGCGATCGTCCAAGAGCCACTTGGTGATGATTTTCTACTAGGAACTGCGCTAGAAGAACCTATCCAAGCAGATAAGTATCTCAGCCCCACATCCGTGGATTTGGAATTACTGACATCTGGTGGACTGTTTAAAACGGCACAAGCACCATCTACCCCAGGTAGCCAGTGGGTTTCTGCTGTCATCCTGCGGGGTAATGGGATGACGATGGTAACTCAGCGCCTGCAAGTGGTGAAGAAGTAG
- the murG gene encoding undecaprenyldiphospho-muramoylpentapeptide beta-N-acetylglucosaminyltransferase: MANAPIRLLIAASGTGGHLFPAIALAQKLPDYQIEWLGVPNRLETQLVPKEYSLNTIAVEGFQQGFGLSSIRILGKLALSIIEVRRILKQGNFQGVFTTGGYIAGPAVIAARSLGLPVVFHESNAIPGKVTRFFGPWCSAVALGFEVAAKYLPRAKNVCVGTPVRAQFLDGAINAPLDLAIPDGVPLIVVFGGSQGAVAVNKLVRESAKAWFDAGAYVVHLTGDRDEEADSLKHPQYIALPFYNNMAALLQRATLAISRSGAGSLTELAVCGTPAILIPYPFAAEDHQSYNADVFTSSGAALTLKQSELTAQILQSNVLNLLKSPDELAKMGEKAHAIAVPDSAEKLAQLVREVIET, encoded by the coding sequence ATGGCAAACGCACCGATACGATTATTAATAGCTGCCAGTGGAACTGGTGGACATTTGTTTCCAGCGATCGCACTGGCCCAAAAACTTCCAGATTATCAAATAGAATGGCTGGGAGTACCCAATCGGCTAGAAACTCAACTTGTCCCTAAAGAGTATTCCTTGAATACTATTGCAGTTGAAGGGTTTCAGCAAGGGTTTGGACTCTCCTCGATTCGGATTTTGGGTAAACTCGCCCTTTCGATTATAGAAGTCAGGCGAATTTTGAAGCAGGGAAATTTTCAAGGGGTGTTTACAACAGGAGGTTACATTGCCGGGCCAGCTGTCATTGCGGCGCGTTCCCTCGGTTTACCTGTGGTTTTTCACGAATCTAACGCAATACCTGGTAAAGTAACTCGCTTTTTTGGCCCTTGGTGTAGCGCGGTAGCGCTGGGATTTGAAGTAGCTGCTAAGTATTTGCCTCGTGCTAAAAATGTCTGTGTTGGTACTCCTGTAAGGGCACAATTCCTGGATGGGGCAATTAATGCGCCACTGGATTTAGCTATTCCTGATGGGGTTCCTTTAATTGTTGTTTTTGGTGGTAGCCAAGGTGCAGTTGCGGTTAATAAGTTGGTGCGTGAATCTGCAAAAGCTTGGTTTGATGCTGGTGCTTATGTAGTACATTTAACTGGCGATCGCGACGAGGAAGCAGATAGCCTCAAACATCCACAGTACATAGCCTTACCTTTTTACAACAATATGGCAGCATTATTGCAACGAGCTACTCTTGCCATTAGTCGTTCTGGTGCTGGTAGCTTGACAGAATTGGCAGTATGTGGAACGCCAGCGATTTTGATTCCTTACCCCTTTGCCGCAGAAGACCATCAATCTTATAATGCAGACGTATTTACTTCATCTGGTGCGGCGTTAACGCTGAAGCAGTCAGAGTTGACGGCACAAATATTGCAAAGTAATGTGTTGAATTTGTTGAAATCACCAGATGAGTTAGCAAAGATGGGGGAAAAAGCTCATGCGATCGCAGTTCCCGATAGTGCCGAAAAGTTAGCGCAATTAGTGCGTGAGGTGATAGAAACTTAA
- a CDS encoding VOC family protein: MTITLNHTIVPAYDKEASARFFAKIFGLEVEVPVGHFAAVHINESLTLDFADAEAFEQHHYAFHVSDEEFDAIFARVKEAGIEYSSDPMHENKGEINHWNEGRGFYFYDSDGHNLELLTRA; the protein is encoded by the coding sequence ATGACAATTACTTTAAATCACACCATAGTGCCTGCATACGACAAGGAAGCATCAGCGAGGTTCTTTGCAAAAATTTTTGGTTTAGAGGTCGAGGTTCCCGTTGGTCACTTTGCTGCTGTGCATATAAATGAGTCACTGACGCTTGACTTCGCCGATGCTGAAGCGTTCGAGCAACATCATTATGCGTTCCATGTCAGTGATGAAGAATTTGATGCAATTTTTGCCCGCGTGAAAGAGGCAGGTATTGAATACAGTAGCGACCCCATGCATGAAAATAAAGGAGAAATTAACCACTGGAATGAAGGTCGTGGCTTCTATTTCTATGACTCCGATGGCCACAACTTAGAATTGTTGACCCGTGCATAG
- the psbA gene encoding photosystem II q(b) protein — translation MTATLQQRSSANVWDRFCEWITSTNNRIYIGWFGVVMIPTLLAATACFVIAFIAAPPVDIDGIREPVAGSLIYGNNIISGAVVPSSNAIGLHFYPIWEAASLDEWLYNGGPYQLVIFHFLIGVFCYLGREWELSYRLGMRPWIAIAYSAPVAAATAVFLVYPIGQGSFSDGMPLGISGTFNFMIVFQAEHNILMHPFHQLGVAGVFGGSLFSAMHGSLVTSSLVRETTETESQNYGYKFGQEEETYNIVAAHGYFGRLIFQYASFNNSRSLHFFLAAWPVIGIWFTALGVSTMAFNLNGFNFNQSIIDSSGRVISTWADVINRANLGMEVMHERNAHNFPLDLAAGDVAPVALTAPAING, via the coding sequence ATGACAGCAACCTTACAACAGCGCTCAAGCGCCAACGTATGGGATCGATTCTGTGAATGGATCACCAGCACCAATAACCGGATTTACATCGGTTGGTTCGGCGTAGTAATGATCCCCACCCTCTTAGCCGCTACCGCTTGCTTCGTAATCGCCTTCATCGCCGCACCTCCAGTAGACATTGATGGCATCCGTGAACCTGTTGCAGGTTCCTTAATCTACGGAAACAACATCATCTCCGGTGCAGTAGTACCTTCCTCCAACGCCATCGGCTTACACTTCTACCCAATTTGGGAAGCAGCATCCCTTGATGAGTGGTTGTACAACGGTGGCCCTTACCAATTGGTAATATTCCACTTCCTGATTGGCGTATTCTGCTACTTAGGTCGTGAATGGGAACTATCCTACCGCTTAGGTATGCGTCCTTGGATTGCGATCGCATATTCTGCTCCAGTCGCAGCAGCAACAGCAGTCTTCTTGGTATACCCAATCGGACAAGGATCATTCTCTGATGGTATGCCCTTGGGAATAAGCGGAACCTTCAACTTCATGATCGTGTTCCAAGCAGAACACAACATCTTGATGCACCCCTTCCACCAATTAGGTGTAGCAGGTGTATTCGGTGGAAGTTTGTTCTCTGCAATGCACGGTTCTCTTGTAACTTCTTCACTAGTTCGTGAGACAACCGAGACTGAATCTCAAAACTACGGTTACAAATTCGGTCAAGAAGAAGAAACCTACAACATCGTTGCAGCCCACGGCTACTTCGGTCGTCTAATCTTCCAATACGCTTCATTCAACAACAGCCGTTCACTGCACTTCTTCTTAGCAGCATGGCCTGTAATCGGCATCTGGTTCACCGCCTTGGGTGTAAGCACAATGGCGTTCAACTTGAACGGTTTCAACTTCAACCAATCCATCATTGATTCAAGCGGTCGCGTCATCAGCACTTGGGCTGATGTAATCAACCGGGCTAACCTGGGTATGGAAGTAATGCACGAGCGTAACGCTCACAACTTCCCCTTAGATTTAGCTGCTGGTGATGTTGCTCCTGTAGCTCTTACTGCTCCTGCTATCAACGGTTAA
- a CDS encoding 3'(2'),5'-bisphosphate nucleotidase CysQ family protein: MKDLKEILAIAREIGWGAADILRSYYHGTAKDSNLEVQYKQNEPVTVADVAVSQYILQRLQATLGDEDFAYISEETYQSPSGVAQPSAPWVWIIDPLDGTRDFIEKTGDYAVHIALVKETRPVLAVVVVPEAKKLYYATKGGGTFVETRDGSVPIQVSLGKGIEDLTLVVSRSHRNQRLDYLLQNLPCQNQKAVGSVGCKIATIVEQQADIYISLSGKSAPKDWDMAAPELILTEAGGKFTHFDGTPLQYNTGDINQWGGLLASNGEYHEVLCKEAERILAQFEHS; this comes from the coding sequence ATGAAAGATTTAAAAGAAATATTAGCGATCGCTCGTGAGATAGGTTGGGGCGCAGCAGATATACTGCGATCGTATTATCATGGGACTGCAAAAGACTCTAATTTAGAAGTACAATATAAACAAAATGAGCCTGTTACCGTTGCCGATGTAGCTGTGAGTCAATACATTTTGCAGAGACTACAAGCAACTTTGGGTGATGAAGATTTTGCTTATATCAGCGAAGAAACCTATCAATCTCCAAGTGGTGTAGCACAGCCTTCCGCACCTTGGGTATGGATAATTGATCCTTTGGATGGCACACGAGACTTTATCGAAAAAACTGGAGACTATGCAGTTCACATTGCTTTAGTTAAGGAAACACGCCCAGTTTTGGCAGTCGTGGTAGTACCAGAGGCTAAAAAGTTATATTACGCTACCAAAGGCGGGGGTACATTTGTAGAAACTCGTGATGGTTCTGTTCCGATACAAGTATCGTTAGGCAAAGGAATTGAGGATTTAACCTTAGTTGTTAGTCGCTCTCACCGCAATCAACGCTTAGATTACTTACTACAAAACTTACCCTGTCAAAATCAGAAAGCTGTGGGCAGTGTAGGTTGCAAAATCGCCACCATTGTCGAGCAACAAGCAGATATCTACATTTCCCTTTCCGGCAAGTCTGCGCCCAAAGATTGGGATATGGCAGCACCAGAACTGATTTTAACAGAAGCCGGTGGTAAATTTACCCACTTTGACGGCACTCCGTTGCAGTATAACACCGGCGATATCAATCAATGGGGAGGTTTGCTGGCTAGTAACGGCGAATATCACGAGGTGCTGTGTAAGGAAGCAGAAAGGATTTTAGCCCAGTTTGAGCATAGCTAA
- a CDS encoding sugar kinase produces MDNLKSKIQNPKSDRGLFVGLVTLDLIYLADFAPKNNQKIVATDYTVAAGGPATNAAVTFSHLGNQATVLGVVGSHPMTQLIRGDLANYKVAIADLEPTTDLAPPISSIIVTQATGERAVISINAVKTQANSASIPPDILQNVDIVLIDGHQMAVSYAIAQMAKVKNIPVVIDGGSWKPGFEQILPFVNYAICSANFYPPNCQTGEDVFTYLGGFDIPHIVITHGKKPIEYLSCTKTGIVDVPQIQAVDTLGAGDIFHGAFCHYILRESFTDALRLAANIAADSCKFFGTRRWMNLKC; encoded by the coding sequence ATGGATAATCTAAAATCCAAAATCCAAAATCCAAAATCGGATCGTGGGTTATTTGTAGGTTTAGTAACCTTAGATTTGATTTACCTTGCTGATTTTGCCCCTAAGAATAATCAGAAGATTGTCGCTACTGACTATACTGTGGCAGCAGGGGGGCCAGCTACAAACGCAGCTGTCACTTTCAGCCATTTAGGAAATCAGGCTACAGTCTTGGGTGTAGTGGGTTCTCACCCAATGACACAGCTAATTCGGGGTGATTTGGCAAATTACAAAGTTGCGATCGCAGACCTTGAGCCTACCACTGATTTAGCACCGCCCATCTCCTCAATCATTGTCACCCAAGCCACGGGTGAACGAGCTGTAATTTCCATCAATGCTGTCAAAACTCAAGCCAACAGCGCATCTATCCCGCCAGATATTTTGCAAAATGTCGATATAGTACTGATTGATGGACATCAAATGGCGGTTAGTTATGCCATAGCCCAAATGGCTAAAGTCAAGAATATCCCAGTAGTAATTGATGGTGGAAGTTGGAAACCTGGATTTGAGCAAATTCTGCCTTTTGTAAATTACGCCATTTGTTCAGCTAATTTTTATCCCCCCAACTGCCAGACTGGAGAAGACGTTTTTACCTATCTCGGCGGATTTGACATTCCTCACATAGTTATTACCCACGGAAAAAAACCAATTGAATACTTGAGTTGCACTAAAACTGGTATCGTAGATGTACCGCAGATTCAAGCGGTTGATACTTTAGGGGCTGGAGATATTTTCCACGGTGCTTTTTGTCATTACATTTTAAGAGAAAGCTTTACTGATGCACTGAGACTAGCAGCTAATATTGCTGCTGATTCCTGTAAATTTTTTGGCACTCGGCGCTGGATGAATTTAAAGTGCTGA
- the rsmI gene encoding 16S rRNA (cytidine(1402)-2'-O)-methyltransferase, giving the protein MQTDPKPGTLYIVGTPIGNLEDITFRAVRILQTVDIIAAEDTRHTGKLLQHFQVKTPQVSYHEHNRTSRIPELLEHLVNNKAIALVSDAGMPGISDPGYELVKACIEAGIAVVPIPGASAAITALSAAGLPTDRFVFEGFLPSKSQQRQEHLESLQTESRTLVFYESPHRLRDTLQDLALVWGSDRQIVLGRELTKLYEEFWRGTIAEAIAHYSQREPQGEYTLVVAGITASQPQLTEEELKAELKQLISQGISRSQASRQLAKFTSLPRRQLYQLALSIVLTPEL; this is encoded by the coding sequence ATGCAAACCGATCCAAAACCAGGAACACTTTACATTGTCGGCACACCAATTGGCAATCTGGAAGATATAACCTTTCGGGCGGTGCGAATTTTACAGACTGTAGATATCATTGCTGCGGAAGATACCCGTCACACAGGGAAATTATTACAGCATTTTCAAGTTAAGACTCCCCAGGTAAGTTACCACGAACACAATCGTACCAGCCGCATCCCAGAATTATTAGAGCATTTAGTTAATAATAAAGCGATCGCTCTGGTGAGTGATGCTGGAATGCCAGGTATTTCCGATCCTGGATATGAACTGGTGAAAGCCTGTATTGAGGCGGGAATTGCAGTAGTTCCCATTCCTGGGGCTAGTGCAGCAATTACGGCATTGAGTGCAGCTGGATTACCAACGGATCGGTTTGTCTTTGAAGGCTTTCTCCCATCTAAAAGTCAACAGAGACAAGAACATTTAGAATCTCTGCAAACAGAATCTCGTACATTGGTTTTCTATGAATCGCCGCACCGTTTGCGAGATACTTTACAAGACTTAGCTCTTGTTTGGGGAAGCGATCGCCAAATTGTGCTAGGGCGGGAGTTAACTAAATTGTATGAAGAATTTTGGCGGGGGACAATTGCCGAAGCGATCGCTCACTACAGCCAACGAGAACCCCAAGGTGAATATACATTAGTAGTGGCAGGAATTACAGCCAGTCAGCCCCAACTGACAGAAGAGGAATTGAAAGCCGAATTGAAGCAGTTAATTAGTCAGGGGATATCGCGATCGCAAGCTAGCCGTCAGTTAGCCAAATTTACCTCCCTTCCCCGTCGCCAACTTTATCAACTAGCTCTTTCTATAGTTCTCACTCCTGAGTTGTGA
- a CDS encoding GlsB/YeaQ/YmgE family stress response membrane protein: MGNIIAWLVLGLIAGALAKLFYPGTQGGGIVSTIILGILGAVVGGYLGQVLLGSGSAAAASAGAFSLGSILFAVLGAMLLIFLWGLLTRRAV; the protein is encoded by the coding sequence ATGGGTAACATTATTGCTTGGCTAGTTTTAGGTTTAATTGCAGGTGCATTAGCTAAGTTATTTTATCCAGGAACCCAAGGTGGTGGTATTGTCTCCACCATTATATTAGGAATACTTGGAGCAGTAGTCGGGGGTTATTTGGGTCAAGTCTTACTGGGAAGTGGTTCGGCAGCCGCAGCATCTGCTGGAGCTTTCTCCCTTGGAAGCATTTTATTTGCTGTTCTTGGTGCTATGCTACTGATTTTCCTTTGGGGTTTACTGACTCGCCGAGCTGTGTAA
- a CDS encoding NAD(+) kinase, translating into MQLKQVIIAYKARDARSKQWAELCAKQLESRECQVLMGPSGPKDNPYPVFLASAAQPIDLALVLGGDGTVLTGARHLAPAGIPILGVNVGGHLGFLTESVEEFQDTEKVWDRLFEDRYAIQRRMMLQAAVYEGHGSNLEPVSEHYLALNEFCVKPASADRMITSILEMEIDGEVVDQYVGDGLIISTPTGSTGYTVSANGPIMHDGMEAITITPICAMSLSSRPLVLPPGSVVSIWPLGDYDLSTKLWTDGVLGTSIWPGHRVDVRMADCRAKFIILRENNSYYQTLREKLLWAGTRVHYSNNHRN; encoded by the coding sequence GTGCAACTCAAGCAGGTAATCATTGCTTATAAAGCGCGGGATGCCCGGAGTAAACAATGGGCAGAACTCTGTGCTAAACAACTAGAAAGCCGCGAGTGCCAGGTGTTGATGGGGCCAAGCGGGCCGAAAGACAACCCCTATCCTGTCTTTTTGGCTTCGGCGGCTCAACCAATTGATCTCGCCTTGGTACTCGGTGGCGATGGTACTGTTTTAACTGGTGCCAGACATTTAGCCCCAGCTGGCATCCCGATTCTGGGAGTGAATGTGGGAGGCCATCTGGGGTTTTTAACTGAGTCAGTGGAAGAGTTTCAAGATACTGAGAAAGTTTGGGATCGACTGTTTGAGGATCGCTATGCTATCCAACGGCGGATGATGTTACAAGCTGCTGTGTATGAGGGTCACGGGTCTAATTTAGAACCAGTTAGTGAGCATTATCTGGCTCTGAATGAGTTTTGTGTCAAACCCGCCTCCGCAGACCGGATGATTACTTCAATTCTGGAAATGGAAATTGACGGTGAGGTAGTCGATCAGTATGTCGGGGACGGGTTGATTATTTCTACTCCCACAGGTTCCACTGGTTACACTGTTTCTGCTAATGGGCCAATTATGCATGATGGTATGGAGGCGATTACGATCACTCCCATTTGTGCAATGAGCCTTTCTAGTCGTCCCCTCGTTTTACCCCCTGGTTCTGTGGTAAGTATTTGGCCTTTGGGGGATTACGATTTGAGTACCAAGCTGTGGACAGATGGGGTTTTGGGGACTTCTATTTGGCCGGGACACCGCGTTGATGTGCGGATGGCAGATTGTCGGGCTAAATTTATTATTTTGCGCGAGAACAATTCCTACTATCAAACGCTACGGGAGAAGTTGCTTTGGGCTGGTACAAGGGTTCACTACAGCAATAATCACCGTAATTAA
- the nuoK gene encoding NADH-quinone oxidoreductase subunit NuoK — protein MQLQYFLLLAAALFCIGIYGLITSRNAVRVLMSIELLLNAVNLNLMAFSNFLDSTLIKGQVFTVFVITVAAAEAAVGLAIVLAIYRNRDTVDMEQFNLLKW, from the coding sequence ATGCAACTCCAGTACTTTTTATTACTAGCAGCAGCTTTATTCTGTATCGGCATCTACGGTTTAATTACCAGCCGCAATGCTGTGCGGGTACTGATGTCAATTGAGTTACTGCTCAATGCTGTTAATCTGAATTTAATGGCATTTTCCAACTTCCTCGACTCAACATTAATTAAGGGTCAGGTTTTCACAGTATTTGTGATTACCGTGGCCGCAGCCGAGGCGGCGGTAGGTTTAGCGATCGTGCTTGCCATTTATCGCAACCGTGATACCGTCGATATGGAGCAGTTTAATCTCCTGAAGTGGTAA
- a CDS encoding NADH-quinone oxidoreductase subunit J: protein MNLAEGVQFVSLGILGVMMIGAAIGVVLFSNIVYSAFLLGGVFISIAGIYLLLNADFVAAAQILIYVGAVNVLILFAIMLVNKREDFVAFPNSWVRKVLTGIVSVGLFGLLSTMVLATPWAYSASPVAGGESSIVLIGEHFFTDFLLPFELASILLLIAMVGAIILARREYLPDLLTPSKLGQTVLTLQERPRELVSTTSETKE, encoded by the coding sequence GTGAATCTAGCGGAAGGAGTACAGTTTGTATCGCTTGGCATACTAGGCGTGATGATGATTGGGGCGGCCATTGGTGTGGTGCTGTTCTCCAACATTGTCTATTCTGCCTTTTTGCTGGGGGGTGTGTTCATCAGCATAGCGGGAATCTACCTGTTGCTAAATGCTGATTTTGTTGCAGCTGCACAAATACTAATTTACGTTGGGGCGGTTAACGTGTTGATTTTGTTTGCCATTATGTTGGTGAACAAGCGGGAAGATTTTGTAGCATTTCCCAACTCTTGGGTGCGGAAAGTACTAACAGGTATAGTTAGTGTCGGATTGTTCGGTCTTCTAAGTACGATGGTGCTGGCTACTCCTTGGGCTTACTCAGCTTCTCCTGTGGCAGGTGGCGAAAGTTCTATAGTTTTAATTGGAGAACATTTCTTCACTGACTTTTTACTACCTTTTGAATTGGCTTCCATTTTGCTGCTGATAGCAATGGTAGGAGCGATTATTTTGGCACGCCGCGAGTATTTGCCAGACCTATTGACACCATCCAAACTGGGGCAAACTGTTTTGACTTTGCAAGAACGCCCCAGAGAACTAGTATCAACAACCAGCGAAACAAAAGAGTAA
- the ndhI gene encoding NAD(P)H-quinone oxidoreductase subunit I, translating into MLKFLKQVGDYAKETVQAARYIGQGLSVTFDHMRRRPITVQYPYEKLIPGERFRGRIHFEFDKCIACEVCVRVCPINLPVVDWEYDKASKKKKLNHYSIDFGVCIFCGNCVEFCPTNCLSMTEEYELSTYDRHELNYDSVALGRLPYKVTDDPMVTPLRELVYLPKGVLEPHGLPADAPRPGARPEDLVEQTEK; encoded by the coding sequence ATGCTAAAGTTCCTGAAACAAGTTGGTGATTACGCCAAAGAAACAGTACAAGCTGCGCGTTACATTGGTCAGGGACTTTCTGTTACCTTTGACCACATGCGGCGGCGTCCCATTACCGTACAGTACCCTTACGAAAAACTGATTCCTGGCGAACGGTTTCGCGGTAGAATTCACTTTGAATTTGATAAGTGTATCGCCTGCGAGGTTTGCGTTCGCGTTTGTCCAATTAACCTGCCTGTAGTAGATTGGGAATACGACAAAGCCAGCAAAAAGAAAAAACTCAACCACTACAGCATTGACTTTGGAGTTTGTATCTTTTGCGGTAATTGTGTGGAATTTTGCCCCACTAACTGTCTATCAATGACAGAAGAGTATGAACTTTCCACTTACGATCGCCATGAATTGAACTATGACAGCGTAGCGCTAGGTCGTCTACCCTACAAGGTAACAGATGACCCAATGGTTACACCACTGCGTGAACTAGTTTACCTACCCAAGGGCGTTCTCGAACCACATGGACTGCCCGCAGATGCACCGCGTCCTGGTGCGCGTCCAGAAGACCTGGTAGAACAAACGGAAAAATAA
- the nuoH gene encoding NADH-quinone oxidoreductase subunit NuoH: MNSGIDLQGTFIESLRDLGLPAGTAKAIWMPLPMILMLIGATVGVLVATWLERKISAAAQQRIGPEYQGPFGLLVPVADGLKLVFKEDIVPAKSDPWLFTLGPIIVVIPVFLSFLIVPFGQNIVISNVGMGVFLWIALSSIQPIGLLMAGYASNNKYSLLGGLRAAAQSISYEIPLALAVLAIAMMSNSLDTVDIVNQQSGYGILGWNIWRQPIGFLIFWIAALAECERLPFDLPEAEEEIVAGYQTEYSGMKFGLFYLGSYVNLILSSLLVAILYLGGWDFPIPLNLIAGWLGVSELNPVFQIVTAALGITMTVFKAYLLVFVAILLRWTVPRVRIDQLLDLGWKFLLPVGLVNLLLTAALKLAFPFAFGG; the protein is encoded by the coding sequence ATGAACTCAGGAATTGACCTCCAAGGAACTTTTATTGAATCCCTCCGGGATTTAGGTTTACCAGCAGGAACAGCCAAAGCAATTTGGATGCCACTGCCAATGATACTGATGCTGATTGGGGCAACAGTGGGGGTATTAGTTGCTACTTGGCTAGAACGAAAAATTTCCGCCGCCGCACAACAGCGAATTGGGCCAGAATACCAGGGGCCTTTTGGGTTGCTGGTACCTGTAGCGGATGGCTTGAAGTTGGTATTTAAAGAAGATATAGTACCAGCCAAATCTGACCCCTGGCTGTTTACCCTTGGGCCAATTATTGTTGTGATTCCGGTGTTTCTGTCATTCCTGATCGTCCCCTTTGGGCAGAACATCGTAATTAGCAATGTCGGCATGGGCGTATTCTTGTGGATTGCCTTGTCAAGCATTCAACCCATTGGTTTGTTAATGGCTGGCTACGCATCTAATAATAAATACTCCCTCTTAGGGGGGTTGCGGGCAGCAGCGCAATCTATTAGCTATGAAATTCCTTTGGCGCTGGCGGTGTTAGCGATCGCTATGATGTCTAACAGCCTCGACACCGTTGATATTGTCAATCAACAGTCTGGCTACGGCATTCTGGGCTGGAATATTTGGCGACAACCAATCGGTTTTCTGATCTTTTGGATAGCCGCCCTAGCTGAATGCGAACGATTACCCTTTGACTTACCCGAAGCGGAAGAAGAAATCGTCGCAGGCTATCAGACTGAATACTCAGGTATGAAATTCGGTCTTTTCTACCTGGGTTCTTACGTTAACTTGATTCTTTCTTCCCTACTAGTAGCAATTCTCTACCTGGGCGGTTGGGACTTTCCCATTCCCCTCAACCTGATCGCTGGTTGGTTGGGAGTCAGTGAACTAAATCCCGTGTTCCAGATAGTAACTGCTGCTTTGGGCATCACCATGACCGTGTTCAAAGCCTATTTGCTAGTGTTTGTCGCCATCCTGTTGCGCTGGACAGTGCCACGGGTACGGATTGACCAACTGTTAGATTTAGGATGGAAGTTTTTGTTGCCAGTTGGCTTGGTTAATCTCCTATTAACCGCCGCCCTAAAACTAGCCTTTCCCTTCGCCTTCGGGGGTTAG